A window of the Polypterus senegalus isolate Bchr_013 chromosome 4, ASM1683550v1, whole genome shotgun sequence genome harbors these coding sequences:
- the LOC120528539 gene encoding uncharacterized protein LOC120528539: MYSAALLLCLVGTAFALPLNSFNNYEQQRPVAQRAAMTRPASIEITMPYGFGLNGFGNPNFPVRQNVEIVPSFGFSNPFMQQYPGMTSIEIMYPYGYAPQVQQPVVPY; the protein is encoded by the exons ATGTACTCCGCAGCCCTCCTCCTGTGCCTTGTTGGGACAGCCTTTGCCTTGCCA CTGAACTCCTTCAATAATTACGAACAGCAGCGG CCCGTAGCTCAACGAGCAGCCATGACGAGACCAGCAAGCATTGAAATA acCATGCCTTATGGATTTGGGCTCAATGGGTTTGGAAATCCTAACTTCCCCGTGAGGCAGAACGTTGAG ATCGTCCCCTCCTTTGGCTTCTCCAACCCATTCATGCAGCAGTATCCCGGGATGACAAGCATTGAAATC ATGTACCCCTATGGATACGCACCGCAGGTCCAGCAGCCG GTGGTCCCATACTAG